Proteins found in one Pseudoxanthomonas sp. SL93 genomic segment:
- a CDS encoding ferredoxin reductase, with protein sequence MNAQVRPSARHRHGPLKRLVQPLVRPDIFDFWASRLNRSWSWERPLARLVGREAASRDAVTLLLKPNAHWAGHQAGQHVNLGVEIDGVRVTRSYSLTAPPREDGLLAITVKGIEGGRVSRFLCGEARPGTVFELGQAFGDMTLPATPASPVCLLAAGSGITPMMALVRQMAGQGMPADLSLVYWVRQRDEACFLDELRTLAARHPRFRFRLMLTRERAIAADEGEGRLDEATLVACVGEPAELQVLACGPGGFVENARGLLAGRVAAFQAEAFTPAPVTVVDEGEVEVRLLRSGRTLRIPRGESLLTALEAHGLKPASGCRMGICNTCACGKSAGSTRHLPSGALAHDTTQALKLCINSAATDLELDL encoded by the coding sequence ATGAATGCCCAAGTCCGCCCCTCTGCCCGTCACCGGCACGGTCCGCTGAAACGGCTGGTCCAGCCCCTGGTAAGGCCAGACATCTTTGATTTCTGGGCTTCCCGGCTCAACCGCAGCTGGTCCTGGGAGCGCCCGCTGGCGCGCCTGGTCGGTCGCGAAGCCGCTTCGCGTGACGCCGTGACCCTGTTGCTGAAGCCCAATGCCCACTGGGCGGGCCATCAGGCAGGCCAGCATGTGAATCTGGGCGTGGAGATCGACGGCGTGCGGGTGACCCGCAGCTACAGCCTGACGGCGCCGCCGCGCGAGGACGGGCTGCTGGCCATCACCGTGAAGGGCATCGAGGGTGGCCGCGTCAGCCGTTTCCTCTGTGGCGAAGCACGGCCAGGCACGGTCTTCGAGCTTGGCCAGGCGTTCGGCGACATGACCCTGCCTGCCACGCCCGCTTCGCCCGTATGCCTGCTGGCTGCCGGCAGCGGCATCACGCCGATGATGGCGCTGGTGCGGCAGATGGCCGGGCAGGGCATGCCGGCCGACCTGTCGCTGGTGTACTGGGTACGGCAGCGCGACGAAGCCTGTTTCCTGGACGAACTGCGCACGCTGGCGGCGCGGCATCCGCGTTTCCGCTTCCGGTTGATGCTGACGCGCGAGCGCGCGATTGCCGCCGACGAGGGCGAAGGCCGCCTCGACGAGGCGACCTTGGTCGCCTGCGTGGGTGAACCGGCTGAGTTGCAGGTGCTGGCCTGCGGACCGGGCGGCTTTGTTGAAAACGCGCGTGGCCTGCTGGCCGGACGCGTCGCCGCGTTCCAGGCCGAAGCCTTCACGCCCGCGCCCGTCACCGTCGTCGACGAAGGCGAGGTGGAGGTGCGTCTGCTGCGCAGCGGCCGCACCCTGCGCATCCCGCGTGGCGAATCCCTGCTGACCGCACTCGAAGCCCACGGGCTGAAGCCCGCCTCCGGGTGCCGCATGGGCATCTGCAACACCTGCGCCTGCGGCAAGTCCGCCGGCAGCACCCGACACCTACCCAGCGGCGCGCTGGCGCACGACACCACCCAGGCGCTGAAGCTGTGCATCAACAGCGCCGCCACCGATCTGGAACTGGATCTCTGA
- the fabR gene encoding HTH-type transcriptional repressor FabR has translation MAAFIQDALRVPQASQSLPHDDHGPGRKATISREDLLAAALKLLGPHRSVSTLSLREVAREAGIAPNSFYRQFRDMDELAVALIDLAGRSLRKIIGEARHRAASSDRSVVRGSVEAFIEQLRADDKLLHVLLREGNVGSDAFKHAVERELQFFEEELCIDLVRLAARDNASLYEPALVSKAITRLVFAMGATAMDLPPEKDAELVNQLSEMVRMIITGSRAIARS, from the coding sequence ATGGCTGCATTCATCCAAGACGCCCTCCGCGTGCCCCAAGCCTCCCAATCCCTGCCGCACGACGACCACGGCCCCGGCCGCAAGGCGACCATCTCCCGCGAGGACCTGCTGGCAGCCGCATTGAAGCTGCTGGGCCCGCATCGCAGCGTGTCCACCCTGAGCCTGCGCGAAGTCGCGCGCGAAGCCGGGATCGCGCCGAACAGTTTCTACCGCCAGTTCCGCGACATGGACGAACTGGCCGTGGCGCTGATCGACCTGGCCGGCCGCTCGCTGCGCAAGATCATCGGCGAGGCGCGTCACCGTGCAGCCAGCAGTGATCGCAGCGTGGTGCGCGGCTCGGTGGAAGCCTTCATCGAACAGCTGCGCGCCGACGACAAGCTGCTGCACGTGCTGCTGCGCGAAGGCAACGTGGGCTCGGATGCCTTCAAGCACGCCGTCGAACGCGAGCTGCAGTTCTTCGAAGAAGAACTCTGCATCGACCTGGTGCGGCTGGCCGCGCGCGACAATGCCAGCCTCTACGAACCCGCCCTGGTGTCCAAGGCCATCACCCGGCTGGTCTTCGCGATGGGTGCCACCGCCATGGACCTGCCGCCGGAGAAAGACGCCGAGCTGGTCAACCAGCTGTCGGAAATGGTGCGGATGATCATCACCGGCTCACGGGCGATCGCCCGCAGCTGA
- a CDS encoding L,D-transpeptidase family protein produces MNRARRRAWLIAWLAIAGVGAAATASAADPGAAWPPPLVAAAQQADAIRVFKARRRMELMRGGRVIAGYRVALGDAPVGHKRQQGDERTPEGDYRITYRNDRSRYHLSLRISYPDQADRRQARARGVDPGGDIMIHGATPPGRAGDWTDGCIAVTNAEMEEIWRRVPVGTPIHIAP; encoded by the coding sequence ATGAACCGCGCCCGCCGGCGCGCGTGGCTGATCGCATGGCTTGCGATTGCCGGCGTCGGCGCAGCTGCCACCGCATCGGCGGCGGATCCAGGGGCGGCGTGGCCACCGCCCCTGGTTGCCGCCGCACAGCAGGCGGACGCGATCCGCGTCTTCAAGGCACGGCGGCGCATGGAGCTCATGCGGGGTGGCAGGGTGATCGCCGGTTATCGGGTCGCACTGGGCGACGCACCGGTAGGGCACAAGCGCCAGCAGGGCGATGAGCGCACGCCGGAAGGCGATTACCGCATCACGTACCGCAATGACCGCAGCCGCTATCACCTGTCACTGCGCATCTCGTATCCCGACCAGGCCGATCGCCGGCAGGCACGGGCGCGTGGCGTGGACCCGGGCGGCGACATCATGATCCATGGCGCGACGCCGCCGGGCCGTGCGGGCGACTGGACCGATGGCTGCATCGCGGTGACCAACGCGGAGATGGAAGAGATATGGCGTCGCGTGCCGGTCGGCACGCCCATCCATATCGCGCCGTAA
- a CDS encoding acyl-CoA dehydrogenase family protein, whose protein sequence is MMKDLPSFETHVVDNQPPPFEPRDLWADDVVLREAVQREGADAFTEHLAAYAALAGDELYRLGFDANRDRPRLKTHDRFGQRIDTVEFHPAYHRLMEAAKTHGVAGLSWHAPSAGAQVARAALSYLHHQVEAGTSCPLTMTHAAVPVLLREPVLGAWADKAAAPHYDPRDIPIAEKAGITLGMGMTEKQGGSDVRTNATTATPADDGTYALVGHKWFFSAPMSDGFLVLAQAPGGLSCFLLPRRLPDGRKNAFQLMRLKDKLGDWSNASSEVEFCGAQAHRVGEEGRGVATIIQMVMLTRLDCMLGSAAQMRMALAQAVHHARHRVAFGRPLASHALMRNVLADLALEAEAALAFSMRVARAVDASPTDPSEAAFARIATAVGKYWICKRAPAFVNEAQECLGGAGYVEESMLPRLYRQAPLNSIWEGSGNIQCLDVLRALMREPETAQAVRRELASAEGHDAGFDACVSRLHADLSSASEGGARLLTERLALALQAAVLLRAGSPAASLFVRSRLGGEHGLAFGTLPDSPDILRVLDRVLPP, encoded by the coding sequence ATGATGAAAGACCTTCCCTCCTTTGAAACCCACGTGGTCGACAATCAGCCGCCGCCGTTCGAGCCGCGCGATCTGTGGGCCGATGACGTGGTGCTGCGCGAAGCAGTGCAGCGCGAAGGCGCGGATGCCTTCACGGAACACCTCGCCGCCTATGCGGCGCTTGCCGGCGATGAGCTGTACAGGCTCGGCTTCGATGCCAACCGCGACCGCCCGCGCCTGAAAACGCATGACCGCTTCGGCCAGCGCATCGATACGGTGGAGTTCCACCCGGCCTACCACCGGCTGATGGAAGCGGCCAAGACGCATGGCGTTGCTGGGCTGTCATGGCATGCGCCTTCCGCGGGTGCGCAGGTCGCACGTGCCGCGCTGAGTTACCTGCACCACCAGGTGGAAGCCGGCACCAGTTGTCCACTGACCATGACCCATGCCGCGGTGCCCGTGCTGCTGCGCGAACCGGTGCTCGGCGCGTGGGCTGACAAGGCGGCGGCACCGCACTACGACCCTCGCGACATCCCCATCGCCGAGAAGGCCGGCATCACCCTGGGCATGGGCATGACCGAGAAGCAGGGCGGCTCGGATGTGCGGACGAACGCCACCACGGCCACGCCTGCCGACGACGGCACCTACGCGTTGGTCGGCCACAAGTGGTTCTTCTCCGCGCCGATGAGCGATGGCTTCCTGGTACTGGCGCAGGCACCGGGCGGCCTGAGCTGTTTCCTGTTGCCGCGGCGTCTGCCGGACGGGCGGAAGAACGCTTTCCAGCTGATGCGCCTGAAGGACAAGCTGGGCGACTGGTCCAATGCCTCCAGCGAAGTCGAGTTCTGCGGCGCGCAGGCGCATCGCGTGGGCGAGGAAGGTCGTGGCGTGGCCACCATCATCCAGATGGTGATGCTGACGCGTCTGGACTGCATGCTGGGTTCCGCGGCGCAGATGCGCATGGCGCTGGCGCAGGCCGTGCACCATGCGCGCCATCGCGTGGCCTTCGGCAGACCGCTGGCATCGCATGCCCTGATGCGCAATGTGCTGGCCGACCTGGCGCTGGAAGCGGAGGCGGCCTTGGCGTTCTCCATGCGCGTGGCGCGCGCGGTGGATGCGTCGCCGACGGATCCGTCCGAAGCCGCGTTCGCCCGCATCGCCACGGCCGTGGGCAAGTACTGGATATGCAAGCGTGCACCCGCTTTCGTCAACGAGGCACAGGAATGTCTTGGCGGCGCCGGTTACGTGGAGGAATCGATGCTGCCGCGGCTCTACCGGCAGGCGCCGCTCAATTCCATCTGGGAGGGCAGCGGCAACATCCAGTGCCTGGATGTCCTGCGCGCGCTCATGCGCGAACCGGAAACGGCCCAGGCGGTGCGACGTGAACTCGCTTCGGCGGAAGGCCACGATGCCGGCTTCGATGCCTGCGTCTCGCGCCTGCATGCCGACCTGTCGTCGGCCAGCGAAGGCGGGGCGCGTCTGTTGACCGAACGGCTGGCGTTGGCACTGCAGGCGGCGGTGCTGCTGCGCGCCGGCAGTCCGGCGGCGTCCCTGTTCGTGCGCAGTCGACTGGGCGGTGAGCATGGCCTGGCTTTCGGAACGCTGCCGGACAGCCCGGACATCTTGCGCGTGCTGGACAGGGTGCTCCCCCCATGA
- a CDS encoding NAD(P)/FAD-dependent oxidoreductase, with product MTALHIAIIGYGTAGQTAALLLARDGHRVEVFERAAELGPVGAGFLLQPTGLQVLWELGLLESALAHGRRVHRLHGETPCGRAVMDMRYAGLGGNLFGLGMQRGALFTLLADAWPDARHVHRGHTITALDDDTRRMRDQHGRWHGPFDLVIAADGAGSQLRGATRQVRGEAVYPWGALWCLVPADDWAWQDELRQRYVAARKMIGMLPVGTRPGDDTPRLSFFWSLPVGEFDDWHARGLSPWREEIAQLWPDAHERLACITDTAQLARAVYRDVSVRQWHRDRLVLLGDAAHAMSPQLGQGVNMALMDALALRDALRTHTEVPLALQAYQQQRQAHVGVYQFWSRWLTPIFQSDRDMIARARDIAFLPMGRLPGGRGHMLRVLSGTQHGFLGKLPLKPEFLAALGKAEPVALDAARADGAR from the coding sequence ATGACGGCCCTGCACATCGCGATCATCGGTTACGGCACCGCCGGACAAACGGCCGCGCTGCTGCTCGCTCGCGATGGCCATCGCGTGGAGGTGTTCGAACGCGCGGCGGAGCTCGGTCCGGTGGGTGCCGGTTTCCTGCTGCAACCCACGGGGCTGCAGGTGCTGTGGGAACTGGGTCTGCTGGAGTCCGCGCTGGCGCATGGCCGTCGCGTGCATCGCCTGCATGGCGAGACGCCGTGCGGCCGCGCGGTGATGGACATGCGCTATGCGGGGCTGGGCGGCAATCTTTTCGGACTGGGCATGCAGCGCGGCGCGCTGTTCACCCTGCTGGCGGACGCCTGGCCCGATGCGCGGCACGTGCATCGCGGCCACACCATCACCGCGCTGGATGACGACACCCGGCGCATGCGCGACCAGCATGGCCGCTGGCACGGTCCCTTCGACCTGGTGATCGCGGCCGACGGCGCCGGTTCGCAGTTGCGCGGTGCCACGCGGCAGGTGAGGGGTGAAGCCGTCTACCCGTGGGGCGCATTGTGGTGCCTGGTGCCGGCGGACGACTGGGCCTGGCAGGATGAACTTCGCCAGCGCTACGTGGCGGCACGGAAGATGATCGGCATGCTGCCGGTCGGCACACGGCCGGGCGATGACACCCCGCGGCTGAGTTTCTTCTGGAGCCTGCCGGTGGGGGAGTTCGACGACTGGCATGCGCGTGGCCTGTCGCCATGGCGCGAGGAAATCGCGCAGCTCTGGCCAGATGCCCACGAGCGGCTGGCCTGCATCACCGATACCGCGCAGCTTGCGCGTGCCGTCTATCGCGACGTCAGCGTGCGGCAGTGGCACCGCGATCGGCTCGTGCTGCTGGGTGACGCCGCGCATGCGATGAGTCCGCAGTTGGGGCAGGGCGTGAACATGGCGCTGATGGACGCGTTGGCATTGCGCGATGCGCTGCGCACGCACACCGAGGTGCCGCTGGCCCTGCAGGCGTACCAGCAGCAGCGCCAGGCGCATGTGGGGGTCTACCAGTTCTGGAGTCGCTGGCTCACGCCGATCTTCCAGTCCGACCGCGACATGATCGCCCGGGCGCGGGACATCGCGTTCCTGCCGATGGGCAGGTTGCCCGGCGGGCGCGGCCACATGCTGCGCGTGCTCAGCGGCACGCAGCACGGTTTCCTCGGCAAGCTGCCGTTGAAACCGGAATTCCTGGCAGCGTTGGGGAAAGCGGAACCCGTCGCATTGGACGCCGCCCGCGCGGATGGCGCACGCTAG
- a CDS encoding cold-shock protein translates to MPYGTVKWFNDAKGFGFIAPEDGSADVFAHHTAINSKGFRSLQEGQRVSYELTQGPKGAQASNITPAA, encoded by the coding sequence ATGCCGTACGGTACCGTGAAATGGTTCAACGACGCCAAGGGCTTCGGATTCATCGCGCCAGAAGATGGCAGCGCCGATGTCTTCGCACACCACACCGCGATCAACAGCAAGGGCTTCCGCAGCCTGCAGGAAGGCCAGCGCGTCAGCTATGAGCTGACCCAGGGCCCGAAGGGCGCACAGGCGTCCAACATCACGCCGGCAGCCTGA
- a CDS encoding S-methyl-5'-thioinosine phosphorylase, with translation MTMADIALAVIGGTGVYRLADLQDVETHALDTRFGQPSGPVRIGTLHGQRVAFLARHGEGHSVPPHQVNYRANLQVLKDIGAGRVLALNTVGGITDAFGPRVLACPDQLIDYTWGRISTLCEEPGSEVLHVDFGDPYTPALRRQILAAAAATGVSLVDGGCYGATQGPRLETRAEIRRLRRDGCDLVGMTGMPEAGLARELGLDYACLAIVANWAAGCGTDEEITMDDVLANVAAASAGIPALVGALARG, from the coding sequence ATGACGATGGCCGACATTGCGCTCGCCGTCATCGGCGGCACCGGCGTCTACAGGCTTGCCGACCTGCAGGACGTGGAAACCCACGCGCTGGACACCCGCTTCGGCCAGCCCTCCGGCCCGGTGCGCATCGGCACGTTGCACGGGCAACGCGTGGCGTTCCTGGCGCGGCATGGCGAGGGTCATTCCGTGCCGCCACACCAGGTCAACTACCGCGCCAACCTGCAGGTCCTGAAGGACATCGGTGCCGGCCGCGTGCTGGCGCTCAATACCGTGGGCGGCATCACCGATGCCTTCGGCCCGCGCGTGCTGGCCTGCCCCGACCAGCTGATCGACTACACGTGGGGACGCATCTCCACGCTGTGCGAGGAGCCCGGCAGCGAGGTGCTGCACGTGGATTTCGGCGACCCGTACACGCCCGCGTTGCGCCGGCAGATCCTGGCCGCCGCGGCCGCCACCGGCGTGTCGCTGGTGGACGGTGGCTGCTACGGTGCGACCCAGGGCCCGCGCCTGGAAACGCGGGCTGAAATCCGTCGCCTGCGACGCGATGGCTGCGACCTGGTCGGCATGACCGGCATGCCGGAAGCCGGCCTGGCACGCGAGCTGGGCCTGGACTATGCCTGCCTGGCCATCGTCGCCAACTGGGCGGCCGGCTGCGGTACCGACGAGGAGATCACCATGGACGATGTGCTCGCCAACGTGGCGGCGGCCTCGGCCGGGATCCCCGCCCTGGTGGGCGCGCTGGCGAGAGGGTGA
- a CDS encoding hypoxanthine-guanine phosphoribosyltransferase, protein MGTPRPRLADALANADLLVDRATLDAAITRMAAPIAADYAGEVPVYLTIMHGALPFAGQLSLELGALGMDLEFDYLHATRYRGETTGGELVWKHRPATALYGRRVLLVDDILDEGHTLLAVKQWCLEQGATDVRIAALTTKQHDRCVAGICADYVGLQVADRYVFGFGMDYHEQGRNLPGIYALKE, encoded by the coding sequence ATGGGCACGCCACGCCCCCGGCTGGCCGATGCGCTGGCGAATGCCGACCTGCTGGTCGACCGCGCCACGCTGGATGCCGCCATCACCCGCATGGCCGCGCCGATCGCGGCCGACTACGCAGGCGAAGTACCGGTCTACCTGACCATCATGCACGGCGCCTTGCCCTTCGCCGGGCAGCTGTCGCTCGAGCTGGGCGCATTGGGCATGGATCTTGAGTTCGATTACCTGCACGCGACCCGCTACCGCGGCGAGACCACCGGGGGCGAACTGGTCTGGAAGCACCGGCCGGCGACCGCGCTGTATGGTCGCCGCGTGCTGCTGGTGGACGACATCCTCGATGAGGGCCACACGCTGCTGGCCGTCAAGCAGTGGTGCCTGGAGCAGGGGGCCACCGACGTGCGCATCGCCGCGCTGACCACCAAGCAGCACGACCGCTGCGTGGCCGGCATCTGCGCCGACTACGTTGGCCTGCAGGTGGCCGACCGCTACGTGTTCGGCTTCGGCATGGATTACCACGAGCAGGGCCGCAACCTGCCGGGTATCTACGCATTGAAGGAATGA
- the nagZ gene encoding beta-N-acetylhexosaminidase, which translates to MLVIGIAGTELTAQERDWLQHDAVAGVILFTRNFASRTQVAELSQAIREAAPRPQLVCVDQEGGRVQRFRDGYSALPALEGFGRLYAQDPQAALQRAEEHAWLMASEVRASGVDLSFAPVVDLARGNRAIGDRAFDADPQVVAEFTRAYVRGMQSVGMAATLKHFPGHGTVLEDTHFDDAVDPRTLDVLRAEDLVPFVAGIEAGADAVMMGHVKYPAVAPEPAGYSPFWIQNVLREEMGFRGVVFSDDIGMAAAFSAGGVKQRIHDHLDAGCDVVLVCSPKLAEESLKAVEDRALNTAAVLGLIGRGARGWEGLLADQRYGDAQSRLTGATQGVA; encoded by the coding sequence ATGCTTGTCATCGGCATCGCCGGCACCGAACTCACCGCGCAGGAGCGCGACTGGCTGCAGCACGACGCTGTGGCCGGCGTGATCCTGTTCACCCGCAATTTCGCCTCGCGCACGCAGGTGGCCGAACTGTCGCAGGCCATCCGCGAAGCCGCACCTCGCCCGCAGCTGGTCTGCGTGGACCAGGAAGGCGGCCGCGTGCAGCGTTTCCGAGACGGCTACAGCGCGCTGCCTGCGCTCGAAGGATTCGGCAGGCTGTACGCACAGGATCCGCAGGCCGCCCTGCAGCGTGCCGAGGAGCATGCGTGGCTGATGGCCAGCGAGGTACGCGCCAGTGGCGTGGACCTGAGCTTCGCGCCGGTCGTGGACCTGGCGCGTGGCAACCGGGCCATCGGCGACCGCGCCTTCGACGCCGATCCGCAGGTCGTCGCCGAATTCACCCGCGCCTACGTGCGCGGCATGCAGAGCGTGGGCATGGCGGCCACGCTGAAGCATTTCCCCGGCCATGGCACGGTACTGGAAGACACCCACTTCGACGACGCGGTCGATCCGCGCACGCTGGACGTGCTGCGGGCCGAGGACCTGGTGCCTTTCGTGGCGGGCATCGAGGCCGGCGCCGATGCCGTGATGATGGGTCACGTGAAGTATCCGGCGGTGGCGCCCGAGCCGGCCGGCTATTCGCCGTTCTGGATCCAGAACGTCCTGCGCGAAGAAATGGGTTTCCGCGGTGTGGTGTTCTCCGACGACATCGGCATGGCCGCCGCGTTCTCCGCCGGTGGCGTGAAGCAGCGCATCCACGACCACCTGGATGCGGGCTGCGACGTGGTGCTGGTGTGTTCGCCGAAGCTGGCGGAAGAATCATTGAAGGCGGTCGAGGATCGCGCGTTGAACACGGCCGCCGTGCTGGGGCTGATCGGTCGCGGCGCCCGCGGCTGGGAAGGACTGCTGGCCGACCAGCGCTACGGCGACGCACAGTCGCGCCTGACCGGCGCCACCCAGGGAGTTGCATGA
- a CDS encoding CYTH domain-containing protein: MPLEIERKFLVTGDGWRAAAHQVMPMAQGYINDMGAMDRGEQKASVRVRIQGDAAFLNLKSRELGHTRQEFDYQIPVADARALLALCVGGVVDKRRHYVNHEGHLWEVDEFLGDNAGLVVAEIELEHADEAFVKPAWAGRQVTDAARYYNLALASRPYSQWSDDERAATDIP, translated from the coding sequence ATGCCTCTCGAAATCGAACGCAAGTTCCTGGTCACCGGCGATGGCTGGCGTGCCGCGGCGCATCAGGTCATGCCGATGGCGCAGGGCTACATCAACGACATGGGCGCGATGGACCGGGGTGAGCAGAAAGCCTCGGTACGCGTGCGCATCCAGGGCGACGCCGCCTTCCTCAACCTGAAATCGCGCGAGCTGGGCCATACCCGACAGGAATTCGACTACCAGATCCCCGTGGCCGATGCGCGCGCGCTGCTGGCCCTGTGCGTCGGCGGCGTGGTCGACAAGCGACGCCACTACGTGAACCACGAGGGTCACCTGTGGGAAGTGGACGAGTTCCTGGGCGACAACGCCGGCCTGGTGGTGGCGGAAATCGAACTGGAACACGCCGATGAAGCCTTCGTGAAGCCGGCCTGGGCGGGCAGGCAGGTCACCGACGCCGCCCGCTATTACAATCTGGCCCTGGCATCGCGCCCGTACTCGCAGTGGTCCGACGACGAGCGCGCCGCCACCGACATCCCCTGA
- the rlmD gene encoding 23S rRNA (uracil(1939)-C(5))-methyltransferase RlmD — protein MARTRSPRIDKTPFEAQILDLTHDGRGVARRDGKAVFVAGALPGEQVMAEQTAKNRHFDEARTLDVLQASPDRVAPRCPHFGTCGGCVLQHLDEDRQIEAKQRVLLDNLERIGHVTPQAVLPPLTGAAWGYRRKGRFSVRRVNKKDKTLVGFREQDPRFVADLSECHTVIPGIGTKITALAELVESLDAREHIPQIEFIAGDASADFDGIALVFRHLLPLSQGDRVKLAAFAQASRFAVFLQPGGIDSVHALWPEAPQLAFALAPWDVSLAFRPLDFIQVNAALNEKMIARTFELLDPKPQDRVLDLFCGLGNFTLPMARLAGEVVGVEGEAGLVARARENAVRNGLANAQFHAADLTQDQRGTAWMRQGFDKLLLDPPRSGAIEVLQQLPLKQFDRIVYVSCHPGSLARDAGFLVNEQGYTLKSAGVMDMFPHTAHVESIALFERR, from the coding sequence GTGGCCCGAACCCGTTCCCCCCGCATCGACAAGACCCCGTTTGAAGCCCAGATCCTCGACCTGACCCATGACGGGCGTGGCGTGGCCCGCCGCGACGGGAAGGCCGTGTTCGTCGCCGGCGCACTGCCCGGCGAGCAGGTGATGGCGGAGCAGACCGCCAAGAACCGCCATTTCGACGAAGCGCGCACGCTGGACGTGCTGCAGGCCTCCCCTGATCGCGTGGCGCCGCGCTGCCCGCACTTCGGCACCTGCGGCGGCTGCGTGCTCCAGCACCTGGACGAGGATCGGCAGATCGAGGCCAAGCAGCGCGTGCTGCTGGACAACCTGGAACGCATTGGCCATGTCACGCCGCAGGCGGTCTTGCCGCCGCTGACCGGCGCGGCATGGGGCTACCGCCGCAAGGGCCGGTTCTCCGTGCGGCGGGTCAACAAGAAGGACAAGACGCTGGTCGGCTTCCGCGAACAGGATCCGCGCTTCGTCGCCGACCTGTCCGAATGCCATACCGTCATCCCGGGTATCGGCACGAAGATCACCGCGCTCGCCGAGCTGGTCGAAAGTCTCGATGCGCGCGAGCACATCCCGCAGATCGAATTCATCGCGGGCGACGCAAGCGCCGACTTCGATGGGATTGCCTTGGTGTTCCGCCATCTGCTGCCGTTGAGCCAAGGCGATCGCGTGAAACTGGCGGCGTTCGCACAGGCCAGCCGCTTTGCCGTGTTCCTGCAACCCGGCGGCATCGACAGCGTGCACGCGCTCTGGCCGGAGGCGCCGCAGCTGGCGTTCGCGCTGGCACCGTGGGATGTGTCGCTGGCCTTCCGTCCGCTGGATTTCATCCAGGTCAATGCCGCGCTCAACGAGAAGATGATCGCGCGGACGTTCGAACTGCTCGACCCGAAACCGCAGGACCGCGTGCTGGACCTCTTCTGCGGGCTGGGCAATTTCACCCTGCCGATGGCGCGCCTGGCAGGCGAAGTGGTCGGCGTGGAAGGCGAGGCGGGGCTGGTGGCGCGCGCACGCGAAAACGCGGTGCGCAACGGGCTGGCGAACGCACAGTTCCATGCCGCCGACCTGACCCAGGACCAGCGGGGCACCGCCTGGATGCGGCAGGGCTTCGACAAGCTGCTGCTCGATCCGCCACGTTCGGGCGCCATCGAGGTGCTGCAGCAGCTGCCGTTGAAACAGTTCGACCGCATCGTCTACGTCAGCTGCCATCCCGGCTCGCTGGCGCGCGATGCGGGCTTCCTGGTCAACGAGCAGGGCTACACGCTGAAGTCGGCCGGCGTGATGGACATGTTCCCGCATACGGCGCACGTGGAATCGATCGCGCTGTTTGAAAGGCGGTGA
- a CDS encoding hybrid sensor histidine kinase/response regulator, with the protein MTPRLLLVEDDAISRGFLAAALEALPVQVDSVATCAEALALPARFDLWLIDANLPDGDGAGLLRRLRARWPDTQAVAHTADPSPSLREDLLRAGFVDVLVKPMTAAWLQQRMCGLLGAGPARADHTPDVTTPAAQDWDEDSALKALGGNAAHVALLRQLFLDELPAARARCLDAFDSGDDAALRAALHKLRASCGFVGASRLADVVGRWHDAPRSPTLRETFVLATDALQRG; encoded by the coding sequence ATGACGCCACGCCTGTTGTTGGTCGAGGACGACGCCATCAGCCGCGGCTTCCTGGCCGCCGCCCTGGAAGCCTTGCCGGTGCAGGTGGACAGCGTCGCCACCTGCGCGGAAGCGCTCGCGCTGCCTGCGCGCTTCGATCTTTGGCTGATCGACGCCAACCTGCCGGATGGCGACGGGGCGGGCCTGCTGCGCCGCCTGCGTGCCCGCTGGCCCGATACGCAGGCCGTGGCGCATACCGCCGACCCGTCGCCGTCCCTACGCGAGGACCTGTTGCGGGCGGGCTTTGTCGATGTGCTGGTGAAGCCGATGACCGCGGCCTGGCTTCAACAGCGGATGTGTGGACTGTTGGGGGCTGGTCCGGCGCGCGCCGATCACACGCCCGACGTCACCACGCCTGCTGCGCAAGACTGGGACGAGGACAGTGCACTGAAAGCGCTTGGCGGCAACGCAGCGCACGTGGCGCTGCTGCGGCAGCTCTTCCTCGATGAGCTGCCTGCGGCGCGTGCGCGGTGCCTCGACGCGTTCGACAGCGGTGATGACGCCGCGCTGCGGGCGGCGCTGCACAAGCTGCGGGCCAGCTGCGGGTTCGTCGGTGCGTCGCGCCTGGCCGATGTCGTGGGTCGTTGGCACGACGCTCCCCGTTCGCCGACGCTGCGCGAAACTTTCGTGCTCGCCACGGATGCCCTGCAACGCGGCTGA